A region of Thermoflexus hugenholtzii JAD2 DNA encodes the following proteins:
- a CDS encoding RAMP superfamily CRISPR-associated protein produces MAWQAYRWVWRLESPLHIGLSPAGFLNRTRLYIPARAMWGALTAELARQNASGAWPDYQSIGRDLQENARFSYLYPAEQVNGRWHPWLPRYEEGRGLCWQRQDGGDPLPDRTFRQRLLSTHPGTAIDPASDTAAEGTLREVEYIMPRWRDTGAPVAFVGYVFLRDGNNLHGLKDVEELWIGGESRYGFGRLSCVQLEGPVNDCFGISLDLSDKDPILCEPEFIWAHAPLDGGEAKAGAWEIVLGWDQNTLRSEASCSPCWKPGSRAKGKIRFRLLGNGLWQA; encoded by the coding sequence ATGGCGTGGCAAGCCTATCGCTGGGTTTGGCGACTGGAGTCGCCTCTTCACATCGGCCTTTCGCCCGCAGGGTTCCTCAACCGCACCCGTCTCTATATCCCCGCCCGGGCGATGTGGGGCGCGTTGACCGCCGAGTTGGCGAGGCAGAACGCCTCCGGAGCTTGGCCGGATTATCAGAGCATCGGAAGGGATCTCCAGGAGAACGCCCGTTTCTCGTATCTCTATCCTGCTGAGCAGGTCAATGGTCGATGGCATCCCTGGCTTCCTCGATATGAAGAGGGCCGGGGGTTATGTTGGCAGCGTCAAGATGGCGGAGATCCGCTACCGGATCGCACCTTTCGCCAGCGCCTCCTATCCACCCACCCGGGCACGGCCATCGATCCGGCCTCTGACACGGCAGCGGAGGGAACGTTGCGCGAAGTGGAATACATCATGCCGCGATGGCGCGATACAGGCGCCCCGGTTGCCTTCGTGGGCTATGTGTTCCTGCGGGATGGAAACAACCTGCACGGGCTGAAGGACGTAGAGGAGCTATGGATCGGTGGGGAAAGCCGTTACGGCTTCGGCCGCCTGAGCTGCGTGCAGCTGGAAGGTCCCGTGAACGATTGCTTCGGCATCTCCCTGGACTTAAGCGATAAGGACCCTATCCTTTGCGAACCGGAGTTTATATGGGCCCATGCTCCGCTGGACGGCGGTGAAGCGAAGGCCGGTGCGTGGGAGATCGTCCTCGGTTGGGATCAGAACACGCTTCGCTCGGAGGCTTCCTGTAGCCCGTGCTGGAAGCCCGGATCGCGAGCGAAGGGTAAGATCCGCTTTCGCCTTCTGGGCAATGGATTATGGCAGGCTTAG